A DNA window from Nerophis ophidion isolate RoL-2023_Sa linkage group LG13, RoL_Noph_v1.0, whole genome shotgun sequence contains the following coding sequences:
- the asnsd1 gene encoding asparagine synthetase domain-containing protein 1 isoform X1 encodes MCGIFCLLSPSPAHVKQDDAVFEHLKRRGPNSSKDCVVTSSNHGYQCFFSAHVLHMRGLLTPQPIEDKTGNVLVWNGEIFGGLQVLLSQNDTAVVFERLSSTDSSSQILSILSTIRGPWAFVYYQKSDDYLWFGRDYFGRRSLLWKYDAEIKALTLTSVAGNTSGPGQSVWQEVPAIGVYRIDLKAVFESGSFSMELYSWSHAEDDFVSTYLETTQDLVPRSCTVLMNSSGLLNSPVSPLNRLTPKMLNEHEKKLEQHSSVEDLEQLLGKFKKSDEVKGLIDVLSESVRRRVQSLPLSTQNHSETNDQAPVAILFSGGIDSMILAVLADIHIPAHQPIDLLNVAFQLQAPKVQKEVTKKQKTKKKLSGGKQTDGAELQTSSPFDVPDRITGKSGLKELQDLAPERRWNFVEINVTQEELQRWRHGRVCQLVHPLDTVLDDSIGCAVWFAARGTGFITEDNNQRIFTSSAKVVLTGIGADEQLAGYSRHRMRFKASGYEGLIEEIAMELGRISSRNLGRDDRVIADHGKEARFPYLDESVVSYLNSLPMWEKADLSLPRGVGEKLLLRLAARQLGLGSSAVLPKRAMQFGSRIAKMENSREKASDRCKRLLME; translated from the exons ATGTGTGGCATCTTTTGTCTTTTGAGTCCCTCTCCCGCGCATGTGAAGCAAGATGATGCAGTGTTTGAACATTTGAAAAGGAGAGGGCCCAACTCCAGCAAGGATTGCGTCGTTACTAGTTCGAATCATGGCTACCAGTGTTTCTTTTCGGCCCATGTACTTCACATGAGAGGTCTTCTGACGCCTCAGCCAATTGAAGACAAAACCGGAAATGTTTTGGTGTGGAATGGGGAAATTTTTGGAGGCTTGCAAGTGTTGCTGTCCCAGAATGACACAGCTGTTGTCTTCGAGCGTCTGTCATCTACCGACAGCTCTTCACAGATTTTGTCTATCCTTTCCACCATAAGGGGACCGTGGGCGTTTGTTTACTACCAAAAATCTGATGATTACCTATGGTTTGGGAGAGATTACTTCGGCAGACGCAGTTTGCTATGGAAATATGATGCAGAAATAAAAGCCCTGACTCTGACCTCTGTGGCAGGCAACACTTCTGGACCTGGTCAGTCTGTATGGCAAGAAGTCCCGGCAATTGGTGTGTACAGAATTGACCTTAAGGCAGTTTTTGAATCTGGATCATTTTCAATGGAGCTTTATTCTTGGTCTCATGCAGAAGATGATTTTGTTTCTACCTATCTGGAAACTACACAGGATTTAGTCCCTCGTAGCTGCACAGTTTTGATGAACTCGTCAGGTCTGCTCAACTCACCCGTTAGTCCTCTCAATAGGTTGACCCCAAAGATGTTGAATGAGCATGAAAAAAAATTGGAACAACATTCAAGTGTTGAGGATCTTGAGCAGCTTTTAGGCAAATTCAAGAAAAGCGATGAAGTGAAAGGGCTTATTGATGTTCTCAGCGAATCCGTAAGACGACGTGTTCAGTCTTTGCCCCTCAGCACACAGAATCACTCTGAGACCAATGACCAGGCGCCTGTTGCCATACTTTTCTCAGGCGGTATCGATTCTATGATTCTAGCTGTTCTGGCGGATATTCACATACCTGCTCATCAACCAATAGATCTTCTAAACGTAGCTTTTCAACTTCAAGCACCAAAGGTGCAGAAAGAGGTGACAAAGAAACAAAAGACCAAAAAAAAGCTGTCTGGGGGTAAACAGACCGACGGCGCCGAATTACAAACATCCAGCCCCTTTGACGTCCCAGATAGAATTACTGGCAAATCAGGGCTCAAGGAGCTACAGGACTTGGCTCCTGAAAGACGATGGAATTTTGTGGAAATCAATGTAACTCAAGAGGAGCTGCAGAGATGGCGGCATGGCCGGGTCTGTCAGCTGGTACATCCACTGGACACCGTGCTTGATGACAGCATTGGCTGTGCTGTGTGGTTTGCAGCAAGAGGCACAGGGTTCATCACAGAAGACAATAACCAGAGGATCTTCACATCATCAGCCAAG GTCGTTTTGACAGGAATTGGGGCAGATGAGCAGCTAGCTGGTTACTCAAGACACCGAATGAGATTCAAGGCATCAGGATACGAAGGACTGATTGAGGAAATTGCTATGGAGCTGGGTAGGATCTCCTCCAGGAATTTGGGCAGAGATGACAGGGTGATTGCAGACCATGGAAAAGAGGCAAG GTTTCCCTACTTGGACGAGAGTGTGGTGAGTTATTTGAATTCCCTGCCCATGTGGGAGAAGGCAGATCTGTCACTTCCCCGAGGCGTCGGTGAAAAACTCCTCCTCAGACTGGCGGCGAGACAGCTCGGCCTCGGCTCGTCTGCCGTCTTGCCCAAGAGAGCCATGCAGTTCGGCTCCCGCATTGCAAAGATGGAGAACAGCCGGGAGAAGGCCTCTGACAGATGCAAAAGGCTCCTAATGGAGTAG
- the asnsd1 gene encoding asparagine synthetase domain-containing protein 1 isoform X2, which translates to MCGIFCLLSPSPAHVKQDDAVFEHLKRRGPNSSKDCVVTSSNHGYQCFFSAHVLHMRGLLTPQPIEDKTGNVLVWNGEIFGGLQVLLSQNDTAVVFERLSSTDSSSQILSILSTIRGPWAFVYYQKSDDYLWFGRDYFGRRSLLWKYDAEIKALTLTSVAGNTSGPGQSVWQEVPAIGVYRIDLKAVFESGSFSMELYSWSHAEDDFVSTYLETTQDLVPRSCTVLMNSSGLLNSPVSPLNRLTPKMLNEHEKKLEQHSSVEDLEQLLGKFKKSDEVKGLIDVLSESVRRRVQSLPLSTQNHSETNDQAPVAILFSGGIDSMILAVLADIHIPAHQPIDLLNVAFQLQAPKVQKEVTKKQKTKKKLSGGKQTDGAELQTSSPFDVPDRITGKSGLKELQDLAPERRWNFVEINVTQEELQRWRHGRVCQLVHPLDTVLDDSIGCAVWFAARGTGFITEDNNQRIFTSSAKVVLTGIGADEQLAGYSRHRMRFKASGYEGLIEEIAMELGRISSRNLGRDDRVIADHGKEVSLLGRECGELFEFPAHVGEGRSVTSPRRR; encoded by the exons ATGTGTGGCATCTTTTGTCTTTTGAGTCCCTCTCCCGCGCATGTGAAGCAAGATGATGCAGTGTTTGAACATTTGAAAAGGAGAGGGCCCAACTCCAGCAAGGATTGCGTCGTTACTAGTTCGAATCATGGCTACCAGTGTTTCTTTTCGGCCCATGTACTTCACATGAGAGGTCTTCTGACGCCTCAGCCAATTGAAGACAAAACCGGAAATGTTTTGGTGTGGAATGGGGAAATTTTTGGAGGCTTGCAAGTGTTGCTGTCCCAGAATGACACAGCTGTTGTCTTCGAGCGTCTGTCATCTACCGACAGCTCTTCACAGATTTTGTCTATCCTTTCCACCATAAGGGGACCGTGGGCGTTTGTTTACTACCAAAAATCTGATGATTACCTATGGTTTGGGAGAGATTACTTCGGCAGACGCAGTTTGCTATGGAAATATGATGCAGAAATAAAAGCCCTGACTCTGACCTCTGTGGCAGGCAACACTTCTGGACCTGGTCAGTCTGTATGGCAAGAAGTCCCGGCAATTGGTGTGTACAGAATTGACCTTAAGGCAGTTTTTGAATCTGGATCATTTTCAATGGAGCTTTATTCTTGGTCTCATGCAGAAGATGATTTTGTTTCTACCTATCTGGAAACTACACAGGATTTAGTCCCTCGTAGCTGCACAGTTTTGATGAACTCGTCAGGTCTGCTCAACTCACCCGTTAGTCCTCTCAATAGGTTGACCCCAAAGATGTTGAATGAGCATGAAAAAAAATTGGAACAACATTCAAGTGTTGAGGATCTTGAGCAGCTTTTAGGCAAATTCAAGAAAAGCGATGAAGTGAAAGGGCTTATTGATGTTCTCAGCGAATCCGTAAGACGACGTGTTCAGTCTTTGCCCCTCAGCACACAGAATCACTCTGAGACCAATGACCAGGCGCCTGTTGCCATACTTTTCTCAGGCGGTATCGATTCTATGATTCTAGCTGTTCTGGCGGATATTCACATACCTGCTCATCAACCAATAGATCTTCTAAACGTAGCTTTTCAACTTCAAGCACCAAAGGTGCAGAAAGAGGTGACAAAGAAACAAAAGACCAAAAAAAAGCTGTCTGGGGGTAAACAGACCGACGGCGCCGAATTACAAACATCCAGCCCCTTTGACGTCCCAGATAGAATTACTGGCAAATCAGGGCTCAAGGAGCTACAGGACTTGGCTCCTGAAAGACGATGGAATTTTGTGGAAATCAATGTAACTCAAGAGGAGCTGCAGAGATGGCGGCATGGCCGGGTCTGTCAGCTGGTACATCCACTGGACACCGTGCTTGATGACAGCATTGGCTGTGCTGTGTGGTTTGCAGCAAGAGGCACAGGGTTCATCACAGAAGACAATAACCAGAGGATCTTCACATCATCAGCCAAG GTCGTTTTGACAGGAATTGGGGCAGATGAGCAGCTAGCTGGTTACTCAAGACACCGAATGAGATTCAAGGCATCAGGATACGAAGGACTGATTGAGGAAATTGCTATGGAGCTGGGTAGGATCTCCTCCAGGAATTTGGGCAGAGATGACAGGGTGATTGCAGACCATGGAAAAGAG GTTTCCCTACTTGGACGAGAGTGTGGTGAGTTATTTGAATTCCCTGCCCATGTGGGAGAAGGCAGATCTGTCACTTCCCCGAGGCGTCGGTGA